A section of the Macaca thibetana thibetana isolate TM-01 chromosome 10, ASM2454274v1, whole genome shotgun sequence genome encodes:
- the GATA5 gene encoding transcription factor GATA-5, with product MYQSLALAASPSQAAYADSGSFLHAPGTGSPMFVPPARVPSMLSYLSGCEPSPQPPELAARPGWAQTATADSSAFGPGSPHPPAAHPPGATAFPFAHSPSGPGSGGSVGARDGSAYQGALLPREQFAAPLGRPVTTSYPATYPAYVSPDVAPSWTAGPFDGSVLHGLPGRRPTFVSDFLEEFPGEGRECVNCGALSTPLWRRDGTGHYLCNACGLYHKMNGVNRPLVRPQKRLSSSRRAGLCCTNCHTTNTTLWRRNSEGEPVCNACGLYMKLHGVPRPLAMKKESIQTRKRKPKTIAKTRGSSGSTTNTSASPSAVPSTDNSAATSKPKPCLASPMCPGPGMAPQASGQEDDSLAPGHLEFKFEPEDFAFPSTALSPQAGLGGPLRQEAWCALALA from the exons ATGTACCAGAGCCTGGCGCTGGCCGCGAGCCCCAGCCAGGCAGCTTACGCCGACTCGGGCTCCTTCCTGCACGCTCCGGGCACCGGCTCTCCGATGTTTGTGCCGCCGGCGCGCGTCCCCTCGATGCTGTCCTACCTGTCAGGGTGTGAGCCGAGCCCGCAGCCCCCCGAGCTCGCTGCGCGCCCCGGCTGGGCGCAGACCGCCACCGCGGATTCGTCGGCCTTCGGCCCGGGCAGCCCGCACCCGCCAGCCGCGCACCCGCCCGGGGCCACCGCCTTCCCTTTCGCGCACAGCCCTTCGGGGCCCGGCAGCGGCGGCAGCGTGGGGGCCCGGGACGGCAGCGCCTACCAAGGCGCGCTGTTGCCTCGAGAACAGTTCGCGGCCCCTCTTGGGCGGCCCGTGACGACCTCATACCCCGCCACCTATCCGGCCTACGTGAGCCCCGACGTGGCCCCGTCCTGGACTGCCGGGCCCTTCGATGGAAGCGTCCTGCACGGCCTCCCAGGCCGTAGGCCCACCTTCG TGTCCGACTTCTTGGAGGAGTTCCCGGGTGAGGGTCGTGAGTGTGTCAACTGCGGGGCCCTGTCCACACCACTGTGGCGCCGAGACGGCACTGGCCACTACCTGTGCAATGCCTGTGGCCTCTACCACAAGATGAACGGTGTCAACCGGCCCCTCGTTCGGCCCCAGAAGCGCTTG TCCTCATCCCGCCGCGCCGGCCTCTGCTGCACCAACTGCCACACGACCAACACCACGCTGTGGCGGCGGAACTCGGAGGGGGAGCCCGTGTGCAACGCCTGCGGCCTCTACATGAAGCTGCACGGG GTGCCGCGGCCTCTGGCCATGAAGAAGGAAAGCATCCAGACACGGAAGCGGAAGCCAAAGACCATCGCCAAGACCAGGGGCTCCTCAG GATCCACAACGAACACGTCGGCCTCCCCATCTGCTGTCCCCAGCACTGACAACTCGGCAGCCACTTCGAAACCCAAGCCCTGCCTGGCGTCCCCAATGTGCCCTGGGCCCGGCATGGCCCCCCAG GCCTCCGGCCAGGAGGATGACTCCCTTGCCCCCGGCCACTTGGAGTTCAAGTTCGAGCCTGAGGACTTTGCCTTCCCCTCCACAGCCCTGAGTCCCCAGGCTGGCCTCGGGGGGCCTCTGCGCCAAGAGGCCTGGTGTGCGCTGGCCTTGGCCTAG